Proteins encoded together in one Impatiens glandulifera chromosome 1, dImpGla2.1, whole genome shotgun sequence window:
- the LOC124946249 gene encoding LOW QUALITY PROTEIN: F-box/LRR-repeat protein 14-like (The sequence of the model RefSeq protein was modified relative to this genomic sequence to represent the inferred CDS: inserted 4 bases in 3 codons; deleted 1 base in 1 codon; substituted 1 base at 1 genomic stop codon): protein MVSILLVTGLEKGMIFLVDKLPDHIIWEIMNRLEKTNDRNSASLTCKLLYQIDNKQRIXLRVGCGLNPANEALIMLCNRFQIIQNLEISYYGWSPALGNQLDDHGILLLSKHCPNLNELSLTHCTSISDQCLTPTGSFSNLSALKLSFISGITATGILHLVVGNKNLKLFHLIECENVKSLEFLTNHEILEDLCIKNCNGIKESELFTIGQSWRSLRRLWLEVVRNTRNENSIDTIPDKIXQKELICFDNLEEVYLKNCVFNSGRGGMVCVLENCMKLKSVNLDMCFGXNDYHLHQLSLQSSDLRAFIIKIRSDFIIPYSSLKEIAKNCSKLEWVSITYDPNLLSYSPFRLHGIMALIQKCPLLYLSLDLTYPFIDFGMEAFSSAQHLETLEIRRCQXGMKVLSCLPRLRCLLIVQCMGGITDNGFKPLVGSYKLDVLGVYDCPKISPQGVLERGIATSVRYRQDLAWMH, encoded by the exons ATGGTTTCCATTTTGCTTGTAACAGGTTTAGAAAAAGGCATGATATTCTTGGTGGACAAATTACCGGATCATATAATATGGGAAATCATGAACAGGTTGGAGAAGACAAATGATAGAAACTCGGCATCATTAACATGTAAGCTTCTCTATCAAATAGATAACAAACAAAGGA TTCTTCGGGTTGGCTGTGGACTAAACCCAGCAAACGAAGCCTTGATTATGCTCTGTAATAGGTTTCAGATTATTCAAAATCTGGAAATTTCATATTATGGTTGGAGTCCTGCATTAGGAAACCAGTTGGACGACCATGGTATCCTATTACTATCAAAACATTGTCCTAATCTGAATGAGCTTTCTTTAACTCATTGCACTTCTATAAGTGATCAATGTCTGACCCCAACCGGTTCTTTCTCAAATCTCTCTGCTTTGAAGTTGAGTTTTATATCGGGGATAACTGCAACTGGGATATTGCATTTAGTTGTTGGAAACAAAAACCTCAAACTTTTCCATCTTATCGAATGTGAAAATGTCAAAAGTTTGGAATTTCTTACAAATCATGAAATACTTGAAGATCTATGCATTAAGAACTGTAATGGGATTAAGGAGTCTGAATTATTCACTATTGGGCAGTCATGGCGTAGCCTAAGGCGTTTATGGTTAGAAGTTGTTCGCAATACTCGAAACGAAAACTCTATTGATACAATCCCGGACAAAATTTGACAGAAAGAATTGatatgt tttgataatttGGAAGAAGTTTATCTGAAGAACTGTGTTTTCAATTCTGGAAGAGGAGGCATGGTTTGTGTACTAGAAAACTGTATGAAATTAAAGAGTGTCAATTTGGATATGTGCTTTG TGAATGATTATCATCTTCACCAATTATCGCTACAATCTAGTGATCTTCGAGCATTTATAATTAAGATTCGTTCAGATTTCATTATCCCATATTCAAGTTTAAAGGAAATAGCTAAAAATTGTTCTAAACTTGAATGGGTATCTATTACTTATGATCCGAACCTGCTAAGTTATTCACCATTCAGATTACATGGAATTATGGCCTTGATCCAAAAATGTCCTCTACTTTACCTATCTTTGGATTTGACTTACCCTTTTATTGATTTTGGGATGGAAGCCTTTTCTTCAGCTCAACACCTTGAAACCTTAGAAATCAGGAGATGTCA GGGAATGAAGGTTTTGAGTTGTCTCCCTCGATTGCGTTGCTTGTTGATAGTCCAATGTATGGGGGGGATCACCGACAACGGGTTCAAGCCGCTGGTTGGATCTTATAAACTCGATGTGTTGGGTGTTTATGATTGTCCTAAAATATCGCctcaaggagttttggaaagaGGAATTGCCACATCTGTGAGGTACAGACAAGATTTGGCTTGGATGCATTGA